The nucleotide sequence TACCTATCAGGATCGCCTTAGTTCCTACTTCATTACTTTTTTAGCTAAACTGCATTTTACTAATCCTCAACACATTTTTTGACTTACTTAATGCCTCTTAGAGATAGAGATTGGTTGTTTGACAGAATAAGGATGTTGTTTGTCGATGGAAGATCAATTATCCAGTGGAATTGATAAGTTTGAACGTAATAGGAGTGGATTATGAGTCGCATTAAACTTGAAGATATTCTATTTAGGCCCCCAAGGATTCTATGGCACTTTGTGTTTTGGATTGTATTCATAAGCTTCTTCGCACTGGTGTATGGAAGTTTTGAGGAAGACTATGGACGGCAATACCTGATTCTACTTACTGATGCTGTTCTCCAAATTCCAGCTGTTTACTTCACGCTTTATTTTCTGATGCCCAAGTTCCTATTCAAGGAACGCTATATAGAGTTCATCATTTATTTGGTTCTGGTGATTTTAGTAGTTAGTGGATTGCTTTGGCTCAACTACGTCTTAGTACAGAAGCCGATATTCTGGCCTGATAATGATTACAATCCATACTTTTTGAATTTTGGAAAAATGCTGAAAAACACCACCAAGATTTATCCAGTCTTGGTCTTGGCAATAGTGATTAAGTGGTTTAAGTATTGGTATCGAGAGCAAAGAGCGAATCAATTGTTGGTTGAGGAAAAGCTTAAGGCTGAATTAAATTTTTTGAAAGCTCAGGTTCATCCTCATTTTTTGTTTAATACGCTTAACAACCTTTACGCATTGACGCTGAAGCAGTCAAAAGATGCCCCAGAAGTAGTATTGAAGCTTTCAGATTTACTCAATTACATGCTTTATGAGTGCACAGCTGATGAAGTTCTTGTTGAGAAAGAAGTCAAACTGTTGAAGGACTATATTTCCCTAGAACAAATTCGATACGGTGAGCGGCTGAATATTTCTTTTAATATTCTCGGACAGGCTACAGCAATGCGGGTAGCTCCTTTAATGCTTTTGCCTTTTGTAGAAAACAGCTTTAAACATGGTGTAAGTGAGGAAATGGATGAAGCATGGGTGAGCATTGACCTTGAACTTAAACCAGAAAGACTAACCTTAAAGGTAGAAAACAGTAAAAGTAAACATGAGGATAGGGATGACAAATTCAACTACAAACAAGGGATAGGGCTAAAAAATGTAAGAAGAAGATTAGAGTTGCTTTATCCTGAAAAGCATAAACTGGATATGCACGATTCAGAAGATTCATTTTTGATAGTGCTTAACATCAATCTTAGAACAGATGTCAATTAAATGCTTAATCGTTGATGATGAACCGCTAGCCATTGAGATTCTTCAATCTTATGTAGAGCGTGTGGAGTCATTAGAGCTTATTGCAACATGCAATAATGCGGTAAAGGCATTTGATGTATTGAAGAAGGAGTCAGTGGATTTACTTCTCTTAGATATTCAAATGCCCAAGTTGACAGGGATAGAATTTTTGAAGGTCTTAAACCCTTCGCCTAAAGTGATTTTTACAACTGCCTACCGAGAATATGCCGTTGAGAGCTATGAACTCAATGTTGTTGACTACTTACTCAAGCCAATAGCATTTGATCGCTTTTTGATGGCCATCAATAAAGTAGTGAAAAATGGGAGTTCGACACTTGAAATGGCTCAGCCAAAAATAGAATCCACTCAAGATGGTGACCCTTTTCTCTTCCTTAAGGTAGATCGGAAGATGGTAAAAGTCTATTTGAAAGACATTACATACATCGAAAGTTTGAAAGACTATGTGAGAGTTAAGAAACATGACGGGAAAGAGGTAGTGTCTCTCCAGAAAATTAGCTACCTCGAGCAAAAGTTACCTTCGGATTGCTTTTTAAGAGTTCATAAATCGTACATCATTTCTCTAAAGAAGGTTGATGCCTATTCAAATACATCTATTGAAGTAGGAGGAGTAGAAGTTCCTATTGGGAGAAGTTATAAGTCCGAGGTTGTTAAGGTGCTCAACGATCAAGTTTAAACTTCACCCTC is from Marinobacter alexandrii and encodes:
- a CDS encoding histidine kinase, coding for MSRIKLEDILFRPPRILWHFVFWIVFISFFALVYGSFEEDYGRQYLILLTDAVLQIPAVYFTLYFLMPKFLFKERYIEFIIYLVLVILVVSGLLWLNYVLVQKPIFWPDNDYNPYFLNFGKMLKNTTKIYPVLVLAIVIKWFKYWYREQRANQLLVEEKLKAELNFLKAQVHPHFLFNTLNNLYALTLKQSKDAPEVVLKLSDLLNYMLYECTADEVLVEKEVKLLKDYISLEQIRYGERLNISFNILGQATAMRVAPLMLLPFVENSFKHGVSEEMDEAWVSIDLELKPERLTLKVENSKSKHEDRDDKFNYKQGIGLKNVRRRLELLYPEKHKLDMHDSEDSFLIVLNINLRTDVN
- a CDS encoding LytTR family DNA-binding domain-containing protein, which codes for MSIKCLIVDDEPLAIEILQSYVERVESLELIATCNNAVKAFDVLKKESVDLLLLDIQMPKLTGIEFLKVLNPSPKVIFTTAYREYAVESYELNVVDYLLKPIAFDRFLMAINKVVKNGSSTLEMAQPKIESTQDGDPFLFLKVDRKMVKVYLKDITYIESLKDYVRVKKHDGKEVVSLQKISYLEQKLPSDCFLRVHKSYIISLKKVDAYSNTSIEVGGVEVPIGRSYKSEVVKVLNDQV